One stretch of Elusimicrobiales bacterium DNA includes these proteins:
- a CDS encoding elongation factor Tu: protein PGDNTEMTVTLITPIAMEKGLRFAIREGGHTVGAGVVIEVIE, encoded by the coding sequence TGCCCGGCGACAACACGGAGATGACGGTAACGCTCATCACGCCGATAGCGATGGAAAAAGGTTTGCGTTTTGCCATCCGCGAGGGCGGGCACACGGTGGGCGCCGGCGTAGTTATCGA